Within Desulfolithobacter dissulfuricans, the genomic segment CGGATGAGGGCCATGGCTTCGGTGATGGTGATATGGATGGAGATGGCCGCGGTGGCCTGGGTGAAAGTGATGATGGAGACGGTATCGGTGAGGGTCATGGTAGTTCAGGTAATGACGGCGGCGGTCACGGTGGCGGTGGGAGCGATGGTGATGACGGCGGCGGTCATGGTGGCGGCGAGAGCGATGATGGTGAGGGCCACGGCGGCGGTGGCGGTGGCAGGCGTTAATCGCTGAGACCGGCAAACTGCCATCGATAGACTGGCAGGCCGATAACAGGCCACCTGATATGCATGTCGGGTGGCCTGTTTTTTTTACATAATGAGTAAGGGATTGTCTACAGGGTCGAAGCAGGCCATTTTTCCCGCGAAAAACGGGACCGGTACTCTCCGGGAAGAAGGGAGGTATACTTGACAAAAAGTTTGCGGAAAAAACCTGCGTCCCTGTAGCCCACCTGGTAACTGATCTCATCAAAGCTCATGTTGGTGGACTCCAGCATCTGCTTGGCCCTTTCCACCCGGACCCGCTGGAGATAGACCAGCGGAGTCTCACCGGTTGCGTGCTTGAAATGCCGTTCCATGGTCCGTCTGCCCATGCCGTGTTTCCTGGCCAGCTGATCAAGATCGAAATCCCGGCTGAAATGTTCTTCCATCTCCTGCTGAATCTGTCGGATGGTCGTGTCGCCGTGGTCATGACGGCCGAGAAAGATTGTGTAGGGAGACTGGGAGTGGCGGCCCAGGTCATGGAGAAAGATCTTGGCGCACTGGATGGCCACTTCCCGGCCGCAGAGTTTCTCGACCAGGTAGATGGACAGGTCGAGAAAGGAGTTGAAGGCTCCGGAGCAGAAAAAATTGCCATCTTCGGTGATCAGTTCATCGGGCTCCAGGTCGACCCTGGGAAATCTGGCCCGGAATTCCGGAACCATGGCCCAGTGGGTGGTGGCTCGCCGGCCATCGAGCAGGCCGGTGGCGGCCAGCAAAATGGAGCCGGAGCAGATGGCTGCCAGTATGCATCCTCGATCGTACTGCTGTCGCAGCCAGGCAAGGGCGTCGGTGCCCCTTTCCAGGGTCTGGTCGATCTCCATGATTCCCGGAATGATGACGATATCAGGGCGGGCATCCTCCATGGTCCCGTGGGGGACCAGGACGATACCGTTGTGGCAGTAAACGGTTCGTCCCCCGGGTGAAACGATCCGGACCTCAAACCTGGGAGTCGGTTCCCGCCCCTGGATCATCTCCCACAGTACCCCGGTGAAGGAAAAGACATCGGCCGGGCCGGTGACCGTGGTCGCCACCACGTTGTCCAGCGCCAGGATGGCGACCCGGTATGGTTTCTCTGGTTGAGCTGGCATGACGTTATCACCCTCTTTATTGTCGTTACAGACACTGTTCACCGGAATCTTTGCATCCTATAATACCATGGAACTTGATGGAACAGGTAGCGATGATTACCGGGACGCAAACTGGAGGTGCGTATGAAACAGGGATTTGTATTACTGGTGGCAACCACGCTGGTATTCACCTGGGCGGTGGCTGTCTCCCAGGCGAGGCCGCGCAAGCGTTATGATGAGCGGACAAAGATGTGCCGGTTGATCGCTGACGGCAAACTGGACTGGAACAGCGAGCCCTGGGGCATCGGCGGCCAGAAATTCCGTGAGGTGTGCAAGAGCTGCCATACCAGGAATAACGATAAGGGCGCCCCGTTTCTTCATTCGGAATCCCATACCTCCGAGGGGTGGAACCGGATTTTTTCCCGTCGCCGGGCGGCCTGTGCCCGGGACGGTTCCTGGAATGCCCTGACCGAGGAAGAGATACTTATGGTAAATGATTATCTCTACCGTAACGGCGACTGGACCTACGATCCCAATGATGCCGACTCCTGCGGCTGATGACCTTTTTTCTCCCGGTCGGGAGAAATCTTTTTTATTGCTTCTCTCCCTCTTTTCCCGGGCCAGTCCGTTTCGGTCCGGGAAAAGAGTTTTTTAATCTTTCCGCTCCTCCCTTCGGGGCTACTTTCCGTCCACCTGCACGATCGTTCTCGCCGTGATGATCACCCATGTCCGTTACATGGTTCCGGTTTCTTTCCATGTCCTGATGCTGGACAGGGAATCTATCCGGACACCTCTCCCGCTGTCCACTTTCTGGGCACCGGAAGATGGGTACGGATTTTCATCCCCGGCAGAGGCTGTGAACAGGTACTGGATCCGTGTATTTCGAACCGTTTTTCAAAGAGGTGGCACAGATGATGCAATCTTCCAGGGCAGGGCGCCGCTGTTGTAACCGGTTGTGGCGTGGTCTCAGGATCTCAAGGCGGAGCAGGTATACGAAATGAAAACATACACCACGGAAAAACGATACAAGATCCTGATCATCGGGGCCATGGTGATCAGCATCACTCTTCTCCATCTCTCCTTTTCTCACGACAGCGCACGCAGTCATGTTGTCGCCAGGGAACTCTATTTTCTGCCTGTGATTCTGAGTGGTTTCTGGTTCGGGCTCCGGGGAGGCCTGCTGACATCCCTGGCGGTGACAGCTTTCTATCTGCCCTATTCTCTGTTCCACTGGCAGGGGCTGACCGCCGATGACCTGGATCGGATCCTGGAGATCATTCTTTTCACCGTGGTCGGGGTCACTGTCGGTATCCTGCAGGACAGACAGAGAGCCCGTGCCCGGGAGAAAATAGAGGCGCTCCGGGCCATGGCCGGTTCCGTGGCCCATGAAATGAACAGCCCGCTTTTTGTGGCCATGGG encodes:
- a CDS encoding GlxA family transcriptional regulator, which produces MPAQPEKPYRVAILALDNVVATTVTGPADVFSFTGVLWEMIQGREPTPRFEVRIVSPGGRTVYCHNGIVLVPHGTMEDARPDIVIIPGIMEIDQTLERGTDALAWLRQQYDRGCILAAICSGSILLAATGLLDGRRATTHWAMVPEFRARFPRVDLEPDELITEDGNFFCSGAFNSFLDLSIYLVEKLCGREVAIQCAKIFLHDLGRHSQSPYTIFLGRHDHGDTTIRQIQQEMEEHFSRDFDLDQLARKHGMGRRTMERHFKHATGETPLVYLQRVRVERAKQMLESTNMSFDEISYQVGYRDAGFFRKLFVKYTSLLPGEYRSRFSREKWPASTL
- a CDS encoding DUF4118 domain-containing protein gives rise to the protein MKTYTTEKRYKILIIGAMVISITLLHLSFSHDSARSHVVARELYFLPVILSGFWFGLRGGLLTSLAVTAFYLPYSLFHWQGLTADDLDRILEIILFTVVGVTVGILQDRQRARAREKIEALRAMAGSVAHEMNSPLFVAMGTLELLKDDFDRESEPYLELQHTLKNLKELKTLIRKISRIDRYTPMDYDGSSVILDLSGSGPAEPAALQGTRGTG